One region of Halohasta litchfieldiae genomic DNA includes:
- a CDS encoding HVO_2901 family zinc finger protein has protein sequence MPQLQTRGRDLLLCRKCGSTFPEGQATRDGWHYECPTDDCNSEGLGDGLRRVQSSN, from the coding sequence ATGCCTCAGCTTCAGACACGGGGACGCGACTTGCTACTGTGCCGAAAATGTGGATCGACGTTCCCGGAGGGCCAGGCCACCCGCGATGGGTGGCATTATGAGTGCCCAACCGATGACTGCAACTCCGAGGGGCTCGGAGACGGTCTCCGACGCGTACAATCCTCCAACTAA
- the gatE gene encoding Glu-tRNA(Gln) amidotransferase subunit GatE: MSSSEYDYESLGLVAGLEIHQQLNTETKLFCASPTAIREPEESERTITRFLHPTKSELGELDDAALEESRVDREFEYLSYDTTCLVEEDDEPPSEVDDEALAVAMQIASLLDMSIVDQLHVMRKLVIDGSNTSGFQRTMLLGQEGEIQTSDGPVSVVDLLLEEESAQRIEERDDGVLYSLDRLGIPLVEIGTGPDIRSPQQAKEAAKRIGMLLRSTGKVKRGLGTIRQDVNVSIAEGARVEVKGVQALDQIDEIVELEVQRQSELVDIAAELAEQGASVGDTQDVTAVFEDTDSGVIGGALGSGGNVTAVPLFGFDGLVGHEIQPDRRLGTEFSDHAKRHGAGGIFHTDELPAYGVTDEEVAALREAVDAGPEDAVAIVADDPETAELAIEAVAERAETAIEGVPEETRDATQEGTTRYLRPLPGAARMYPETDVPPVEPDPSEVEEPELLTEKVERYQAEFGLDSGLAEQVAYGRRMPLFEEAVAQGVDATFAASVLESTVVELRRDGVLVENLADAHFLGVFELVSDDELAKEGVEDVLTVLAEQPEMTAEEAVEEAGLGGVDEDDVREVIVSVVERNSEQVDEEGMAAFSGLMGECMGQLRGKADGETISSLLREEIGKRS; encoded by the coding sequence ATGAGTAGCTCCGAGTACGACTACGAGTCACTCGGCCTCGTCGCCGGTCTGGAGATCCACCAACAGCTCAACACCGAAACCAAGCTGTTCTGTGCGTCGCCAACCGCGATCCGCGAGCCCGAGGAGTCCGAGCGCACGATCACCCGCTTTTTGCACCCAACCAAAAGCGAACTGGGCGAACTCGACGACGCCGCCCTCGAAGAGAGCCGCGTCGACCGCGAGTTCGAATACCTCTCGTACGACACGACCTGTCTCGTCGAGGAGGACGACGAACCACCAAGCGAGGTCGACGACGAAGCCCTCGCTGTCGCCATGCAGATCGCCTCCCTACTGGATATGAGCATCGTCGACCAACTCCACGTCATGCGAAAGCTGGTCATCGACGGCTCGAATACGTCGGGCTTCCAGCGCACCATGCTCTTGGGCCAAGAGGGCGAAATCCAGACCAGCGACGGTCCCGTTTCGGTGGTCGACCTCTTGCTCGAAGAGGAGTCCGCCCAGCGAATCGAGGAGCGCGACGACGGCGTGCTCTACAGCCTCGACCGCCTCGGTATCCCACTGGTCGAAATCGGCACTGGCCCGGACATCCGAAGCCCACAGCAGGCCAAGGAGGCGGCCAAACGCATCGGGATGCTCCTTCGGTCGACTGGCAAAGTCAAACGCGGGCTGGGAACGATTCGGCAGGACGTCAACGTCTCCATCGCGGAGGGCGCGCGCGTCGAAGTCAAAGGCGTGCAGGCACTCGATCAGATCGACGAAATCGTCGAACTGGAGGTCCAGCGCCAGTCCGAGTTGGTCGACATCGCCGCCGAACTCGCCGAGCAAGGCGCCAGCGTCGGCGATACCCAAGATGTAACCGCTGTCTTTGAGGATACCGACTCCGGTGTCATCGGCGGTGCGCTCGGCTCCGGTGGCAACGTGACAGCAGTCCCGCTGTTCGGCTTTGATGGGCTCGTGGGCCACGAGATCCAGCCGGACCGTCGACTCGGCACGGAGTTCTCGGATCACGCTAAACGCCACGGTGCGGGCGGGATCTTCCACACCGACGAACTCCCGGCCTACGGCGTGACTGACGAGGAAGTCGCGGCACTCCGAGAGGCGGTCGACGCCGGTCCGGAGGACGCGGTGGCTATCGTTGCCGACGACCCCGAGACCGCAGAGCTTGCTATCGAGGCGGTCGCCGAGCGCGCCGAGACCGCAATCGAGGGTGTCCCGGAGGAGACCCGCGATGCGACCCAAGAGGGAACAACGCGCTATCTTCGCCCACTCCCCGGCGCAGCCCGAATGTACCCCGAAACCGACGTGCCGCCGGTCGAACCCGATCCGAGCGAAGTAGAGGAGCCGGAACTCCTCACCGAGAAGGTCGAGCGCTATCAAGCCGAGTTCGGCCTCGACAGCGGGCTGGCCGAACAGGTCGCCTACGGTCGACGCATGCCACTGTTTGAGGAAGCCGTCGCGCAGGGCGTCGACGCTACGTTCGCCGCGTCAGTGCTCGAAAGCACGGTCGTCGAACTCCGCCGCGATGGCGTTCTGGTGGAGAACCTTGCGGACGCCCACTTCTTGGGCGTCTTCGAGTTGGTCTCCGACGACGAACTCGCAAAGGAGGGCGTCGAAGACGTGCTGACGGTACTGGCCGAACAGCCAGAGATGACTGCTGAGGAAGCCGTCGAAGAGGCCGGACTTGGTGGCGTCGACGAAGATGACGTTCGTGAGGTCATTGTCAGTGTCGTCGAGCGAAACAGCGAGCAGGTCGACGAGGAGGGAATGGCTGCCTTCTCGGGACTGATGGGCGAATGTATGGGCCAACTCCGTGGGAAAGCCGACGGCGAGACGATCAGTTCACTGCTCCGCGAAGAGATCGGCAAACGAAGCTAG
- a CDS encoding ice-binding family protein gives MEYTPTRRTVLTSSGLLTVGLAGCVGSAQENDDPQGPEPVDLGTACEFSILAKSGISSVPDSDIAGDIGVSPIASTAITGFDLTLDATGVFATSTQVGGRVYAADYAEPTPSRLTTAVNDLEAAYTDAFGRVPPDVTELASGNIGGETLTPGIYNWSTDVLIDDDITIDGGPDDTWIFQISGDLTVASGVTVNLAGGAQAENIVWVVDGGAGVEIGTDADFTGVVLAQTGINVLTNASVDGCLYAQTDVNLQMASVTGCDCDVVDLQVGLECVDGDGEITLTNTNDSPVMVTITGPDGFEETIEVPAESSATVDGLADGTYSLETDDSEIGLDITTLDVSCDSDIPDVITTPATDIDGSSATLNGELTDLGEFDEVDVFFEWREVGTEEWNTTDTQTLDEPGDFDAEIEGLEPGTTYEFRAVGVADGERFEGAILLVIIGDDMDNGDDDDDDDDDDDMDDDGDEDDDGDEDDDDDKKKKPDVEDDVDLKLVSKKKGDEGDTYELKICNDTDHDIKFSWGLGDTKHREKLTVDGESSDTFHVDADEEGTVYLYHDGDEIDSVDIE, from the coding sequence ATGGAGTACACTCCTACCAGACGAACAGTCCTCACATCGAGTGGGCTGCTCACAGTTGGCCTCGCTGGCTGTGTGGGTTCCGCTCAAGAAAACGACGATCCACAGGGTCCAGAACCGGTCGACCTCGGGACGGCCTGTGAGTTTTCGATCTTGGCAAAGTCCGGGATATCAAGCGTTCCAGACTCCGATATCGCAGGCGACATTGGCGTGAGCCCCATCGCGTCGACTGCTATAACCGGATTCGATTTGACGTTGGATGCGACGGGCGTCTTCGCGACATCGACGCAGGTGGGCGGGCGGGTGTACGCGGCCGATTATGCGGAGCCGACCCCGTCCAGATTGACCACGGCTGTGAACGATCTGGAAGCTGCGTACACCGATGCATTCGGCCGCGTCCCGCCGGACGTTACGGAGTTGGCCAGCGGCAACATCGGTGGAGAGACGCTTACGCCCGGGATCTATAACTGGAGTACGGACGTCCTGATCGACGACGATATTACCATCGACGGTGGCCCGGACGACACCTGGATCTTCCAGATTTCAGGGGATCTCACCGTGGCGAGCGGGGTGACAGTCAATCTGGCCGGCGGCGCGCAGGCCGAAAACATTGTCTGGGTAGTCGATGGCGGTGCGGGTGTCGAGATCGGGACAGACGCTGACTTTACGGGAGTCGTGTTGGCCCAAACGGGGATCAACGTCCTCACCAACGCGTCGGTCGACGGCTGTTTGTACGCCCAAACCGATGTCAACCTTCAGATGGCGAGCGTTACCGGCTGCGACTGCGATGTCGTCGACCTACAAGTGGGCCTAGAGTGTGTCGATGGCGACGGTGAGATCACGCTAACGAACACCAACGACAGCCCGGTGATGGTCACGATCACTGGTCCCGATGGGTTCGAAGAGACGATAGAGGTTCCCGCGGAGAGTTCGGCAACGGTGGATGGGCTCGCGGATGGAACGTACTCGCTCGAAACGGACGACAGCGAGATCGGCCTCGATATCACGACACTCGACGTTAGTTGTGATTCGGACATACCCGATGTCATCACGACACCAGCGACGGACATCGACGGATCATCGGCCACGCTCAACGGAGAGTTGACCGACCTCGGCGAGTTCGACGAGGTCGACGTCTTCTTCGAGTGGCGTGAAGTCGGCACCGAAGAGTGGAACACCACCGACACCCAGACGCTGGACGAACCCGGCGATTTCGACGCCGAGATCGAGGGTCTCGAACCCGGTACCACCTACGAGTTCCGGGCGGTCGGGGTGGCGGACGGCGAACGGTTCGAAGGAGCCATCCTCCTCGTGATCATTGGCGACGACATGGATAACGGCGACGACGATGATGACGATGATGACGATGATGACATGGATGACGACGGCGACGAGGACGACGATGGTGACGAGGATGATGATGACGACAAAAAGAAAAAGCCGGATGTCGAGGACGACGTCGACCTCAAGCTTGTCTCGAAAAAGAAAGGCGACGAGGGCGACACGTACGAACTCAAGATCTGTAACGACACGGACCACGATATAAAATTCTCGTGGGGACTGGGCGACACCAAGCACCGCGAGAAACTCACCGTCGACGGCGAGTCCAGCGACACGTTCCACGTCGACGCCGACGAGGAGGGAACCGTCTACCTCTACCACGACGGTGACGAAATCGACTCCGTCGACATCGAATAG
- a CDS encoding MaoC family dehydratase → MTIFFDDLAVDDEWTSGEYAVTEAEIREFADQYDPQWFHTDPDRAAEESPYEGLIASGWHTTAMTMRLLVDNFLSDAATMGAKGVDELRWRRPVEPGDSLSIQATVEDKAVDSESRGTVRLRIETTNGDDEPVCTMVGIVMFARREE, encoded by the coding sequence ATGACGATCTTTTTCGACGACCTTGCGGTCGACGACGAGTGGACCAGCGGCGAGTACGCAGTTACGGAAGCCGAAATCCGAGAGTTTGCCGACCAGTACGATCCCCAGTGGTTCCATACCGACCCCGACCGCGCGGCTGAGGAGTCACCATACGAGGGACTGATCGCCAGTGGGTGGCACACTACCGCAATGACGATGCGACTCTTAGTCGACAACTTTCTCAGCGATGCAGCCACCATGGGCGCAAAGGGCGTCGACGAACTTCGCTGGCGCAGACCGGTCGAACCAGGCGACAGCCTCTCGATTCAGGCCACAGTCGAGGACAAAGCCGTCGACAGCGAAAGCCGAGGCACGGTTCGGCTCCGAATCGAAACAACGAATGGGGACGACGAACCCGTCTGTACGATGGTCGGCATTGTGATGTTCGCACGCCGCGAGGAGTGA
- the rpl7ae gene encoding 50S ribosomal protein L7Ae — protein MPVYVDYDTPADLAERALDALEVARDTGSVKKGTNETTKAVERGNAQLVYVAEDVSPEEIVMHLPEIAEEKGIPVVFVETQDDVGHAAGLEVGSAAAAIVDAGDASDDIEDIGSKVEELQ, from the coding sequence ATGCCAGTTTACGTAGATTACGACACCCCAGCCGACCTCGCAGAGCGCGCGCTTGACGCTCTCGAAGTCGCCCGAGACACAGGCAGTGTAAAGAAAGGAACCAACGAGACCACGAAGGCCGTCGAGCGCGGGAACGCCCAGCTCGTCTACGTCGCCGAAGACGTCTCCCCTGAGGAGATCGTCATGCACCTTCCCGAGATCGCCGAGGAGAAGGGCATTCCGGTCGTCTTCGTCGAGACGCAGGACGATGTCGGTCACGCCGCCGGCCTCGAAGTCGGCTCGGCCGCCGCAGCCATCGTCGACGCTGGCGATGCATCGGACGACATCGAAGACATCGGCTCGAAGGTCGAGGAACTCCAGTAA
- a CDS encoding 30S ribosomal protein S28e has product MSAEENATDSTAAEVIEVVGKTGMHGEAMQVKCRIREGSDKGRIITRNVLGPIREGDVLQLRETQRDADSIGGQ; this is encoded by the coding sequence ATGAGCGCAGAGGAGAACGCCACCGACTCGACGGCCGCAGAGGTCATCGAGGTCGTCGGCAAGACCGGGATGCACGGCGAGGCCATGCAGGTCAAATGCCGCATCCGCGAAGGCTCGGACAAGGGCCGTATCATTACCCGCAACGTACTGGGTCCGATCCGCGAAGGCGACGTCCTGCAGCTTCGCGAGACCCAGCGTGATGCGGACTCGATTGGAGGCCAATAA
- a CDS encoding 50S ribosomal protein L24e, whose product MVEQRTCDYSGDDIEPGTGTMFVKKDGTILHFKDSKAEKNYLLGREARDLEWTEAGRENSGN is encoded by the coding sequence ATGGTTGAACAACGTACGTGCGACTACTCAGGCGACGATATCGAGCCCGGCACGGGCACGATGTTCGTCAAAAAGGACGGAACGATCCTCCACTTCAAGGACTCGAAAGCAGAGAAGAACTATCTGCTCGGCCGCGAAGCCCGAGACCTCGAGTGGACCGAAGCAGGCCGCGAAAACAGCGGCAACTAG
- the ndk gene encoding nucleoside-diphosphate kinase, protein MSNDERTFVMVKPDGVQRGLIGEITSRFEHRGLKLVGAKAIQLDRELAEEHYAEHEGKPFFEGLVDFITSAPVFAMVWEGKDATHQVRRMVGETDPAESPPGTIRGDYGLDLGRNLIHASDHEDPGSNEREIELFFDDDELLDYEQVTAEWQYE, encoded by the coding sequence ATGAGCAACGACGAACGGACCTTTGTTATGGTCAAACCGGACGGCGTCCAGCGCGGCCTGATCGGCGAAATCACCTCGCGGTTCGAGCATAGGGGGCTCAAACTGGTCGGCGCGAAAGCGATCCAGCTCGACCGTGAGCTGGCCGAAGAGCATTACGCCGAACACGAGGGCAAACCCTTCTTCGAGGGGCTGGTCGACTTCATCACCTCCGCACCGGTGTTCGCGATGGTGTGGGAAGGCAAAGACGCGACCCACCAGGTTCGGCGGATGGTCGGCGAAACCGACCCCGCCGAATCCCCGCCGGGCACGATCCGCGGGGATTACGGCCTGGATCTCGGCCGCAATCTGATCCACGCCTCGGACCACGAGGACCCCGGCTCGAACGAACGCGAAATCGAGCTGTTCTTCGATGACGACGAACTGCTCGACTACGAGCAGGTCACCGCCGAGTGGCAGTACGAATAG
- a CDS encoding glycerate kinase type-2 family protein produces the protein MIENRDRLTTTEAHETAVECVEAGIEAGHPRRIVRDAVGLNGDSLRIAESTYDLGNYEEIVVLGGGNAAAHVAVALEAILSDRIDRGVVVTDDPVETERVTVHEGDHPVPSERAVDGTRELLAAADAADEDTLVLATITGGGSALLPAPAGDVSLADLQSTTDSLLTSGADIHEINAVRKHLSALKGGRLARRAAPATVVSLIFSDVVGNDLSVIASGPVAPDESTFDEALAVLERYGIDAPEAVVAHLEGGASGEVDETPGADDPALAAVSNHVVADGMTVLEAAQAAAAERGYETLVLSSRVRGEARDAATTHVAIAEEVRATDTPISPPAVVLSGGETTVTIRGNGSGGPNQEFATSAALELDDGKEDGEGQIVVAAVDTDGIDGATDVAGALIDETTVEDPEAAREALAENDVYPYLESRDALVLTGATGTNLNDLRVMVVD, from the coding sequence ATGATCGAGAACCGAGATCGCCTCACCACCACTGAGGCCCACGAGACGGCAGTCGAGTGCGTTGAGGCGGGCATCGAGGCGGGCCACCCCCGGCGGATCGTCCGAGACGCCGTGGGGCTCAACGGAGACAGCCTCCGAATCGCCGAGTCGACGTATGATCTCGGCAACTACGAGGAGATCGTCGTCCTCGGCGGCGGCAACGCCGCGGCACACGTCGCGGTCGCACTCGAAGCCATCCTCAGCGACCGGATCGACCGTGGCGTTGTTGTCACGGACGACCCCGTCGAAACGGAGCGCGTGACGGTGCACGAGGGCGACCACCCGGTGCCGAGCGAGCGGGCGGTCGACGGGACGCGAGAGCTGCTCGCGGCGGCGGATGCGGCCGACGAGGACACGCTCGTCCTCGCGACGATCACCGGCGGCGGGAGTGCGCTTCTCCCCGCACCGGCGGGGGACGTCTCGCTCGCGGATCTCCAGTCGACGACCGATTCGTTGCTCACCAGCGGGGCCGACATCCACGAAATCAATGCCGTCCGGAAACACCTCTCGGCGCTGAAAGGCGGTCGGCTGGCACGTCGTGCGGCCCCTGCGACGGTGGTCTCGCTGATATTCAGCGACGTCGTCGGCAACGACCTGAGCGTGATCGCGAGTGGCCCCGTCGCGCCCGACGAGTCGACGTTTGACGAGGCGCTCGCGGTGCTCGAACGGTACGGGATCGACGCGCCCGAAGCCGTTGTCGCGCACCTCGAAGGCGGCGCGTCCGGCGAGGTCGACGAAACGCCGGGCGCGGACGATCCCGCGCTCGCGGCCGTCTCGAACCATGTGGTCGCCGACGGGATGACGGTGCTCGAAGCGGCGCAAGCGGCGGCGGCCGAACGCGGATACGAGACGCTCGTACTCTCCTCGCGGGTTCGCGGCGAAGCCCGCGATGCGGCCACGACGCATGTCGCCATCGCCGAGGAGGTACGGGCGACCGACACGCCGATCTCGCCACCGGCCGTGGTCCTCTCCGGCGGCGAGACGACGGTAACGATCCGCGGAAACGGGTCTGGCGGCCCGAATCAGGAGTTTGCGACGAGCGCGGCGCTCGAACTCGACGACGGCAAAGAAGACGGCGAGGGACAAATCGTGGTTGCAGCGGTCGACACCGACGGCATCGACGGTGCGACCGACGTGGCGGGCGCACTGATCGACGAGACGACCGTCGAGGACCCCGAGGCGGCTCGGGAGGCCCTCGCCGAAAACGACGTGTATCCGTATCTCGAATCCCGGGACGCCCTCGTCCTGACAGGAGCGACCGGGACGAACCTCAACGATCTGCGAGTGATGGTCGTCGACTAG
- a CDS encoding GntP family permease — MLEGLPLVLLLAASVAFIIIATAKLDLHAFLALLIAAYLTGLAAGIDPAEVASLVTSGFGGILGYIGIVIIAGTIIGTCLERSGAAIVIAETILDYVGEEYTTQVMAITGSFVSIPVFCDSGFVIFSGLNRSLAERSGLSLSTLGVALAGGLYVTHVFVPPTPGPIAAAGIIGADIGLVMLAGIIVSAPIVFVAALWADKVASNYHIDPDPEMTIEEIKDEYGRMPSRAASFAPLLIPILLIALGSIAAFPEAANPELITGPLQRWLLFIGDPAVALLIGAFIAFAIVPDFSSKVTDDWVSDGIKSAAVILAVTGAGGAFGEVLSALPLQNFITDTLGGLGIGLLAAFVVAAAMKTALGSSTVAILTTASLVAPLLGSLGLNTELGRVFTVLAIGAGSMTVSHANDSYFWIITEFSDMETATAYQAWTLATLVLGVTSIIWIVILQNIAGVIF, encoded by the coding sequence ATGCTCGAAGGATTACCACTGGTACTGTTGCTCGCTGCATCGGTAGCGTTTATCATCATTGCCACGGCGAAGTTGGACCTGCATGCGTTTCTTGCACTCCTCATCGCCGCCTATCTGACCGGTCTCGCCGCGGGAATCGATCCTGCAGAGGTCGCCTCACTGGTGACAAGCGGGTTCGGCGGCATCCTCGGCTACATCGGGATCGTCATCATTGCCGGGACGATCATCGGCACCTGTCTCGAACGGTCCGGTGCGGCGATTGTCATCGCCGAGACGATCCTCGATTACGTCGGTGAAGAGTACACGACACAAGTAATGGCGATCACGGGGAGTTTCGTCTCCATTCCGGTGTTCTGTGACTCCGGCTTCGTCATCTTCTCGGGACTGAACCGCTCGCTCGCCGAACGCTCGGGGCTCTCGCTGTCGACGCTCGGCGTGGCGCTCGCCGGTGGGCTCTACGTCACACACGTCTTCGTGCCGCCGACGCCCGGCCCGATTGCGGCGGCGGGGATCATCGGCGCAGATATCGGCCTCGTCATGCTCGCCGGGATCATCGTCAGCGCGCCGATCGTCTTCGTCGCCGCGCTGTGGGCCGACAAGGTCGCATCGAACTACCACATCGATCCCGATCCGGAGATGACAATCGAAGAGATCAAAGACGAGTACGGGAGAATGCCCTCGCGTGCCGCGTCGTTCGCGCCACTACTCATCCCGATTCTGCTTATCGCGCTCGGATCGATTGCCGCCTTCCCCGAAGCGGCGAACCCGGAACTCATCACCGGGCCGCTCCAGCGCTGGCTCCTGTTCATCGGTGATCCGGCCGTCGCGCTGCTCATCGGCGCGTTCATCGCCTTTGCAATCGTGCCCGATTTCAGTAGCAAAGTCACCGATGACTGGGTTTCCGACGGGATCAAGAGTGCCGCGGTCATCCTCGCGGTGACCGGCGCTGGCGGCGCGTTTGGCGAAGTCCTCTCGGCGCTGCCCCTTCAGAACTTCATCACCGACACATTGGGCGGCCTCGGCATCGGGCTGTTGGCCGCGTTCGTCGTCGCGGCGGCGATGAAGACGGCGCTCGGCTCCTCGACGGTCGCAATCTTGACCACGGCCAGCCTCGTCGCGCCGCTGCTCGGTTCACTCGGACTGAACACGGAGCTCGGTCGGGTGTTCACCGTCCTCGCGATCGGTGCCGGGAGCATGACCGTCAGCCATGCCAACGATTCCTACTTCTGGATCATCACGGAGTTCTCCGACATGGAGACGGCGACGGCCTATCAGGCGTGGACGCTTGCGACGCTGGTGCTCGGCGTCACGAGTATCATCTGGATCGTCATCCTCCAGAACATCGCGGGAGTGATCTTCTAG
- a CDS encoding NADH:flavin oxidoreductase/NADH oxidase, whose protein sequence is MTADLFTPLSLRETTIPNRVMVSPMCQYSCEDRDGRATDWHAQHLNSRAVGGAGIVMTEATAVDPQGRISPEDLGIWSDDHVDALADITSFIKEQGSVPAMQLAHAGRKASTSRPWEGHDPLQPDEGGWDVLGPTDEPYPYGDQTSPETSRMGEKEMAAVTESFVDAAKRANEAGFEIAEVHAAHGYLLHEFLSPVTNTRDDEYGGDFESRIRFPLEVIRAVRAVWPDEKPLFVRISATDWLADRESWDVDQSIAFADRAAEAGVDFIDVSAGGIHPDQEIPSTGPGYQVPYAHRIKDETESDIAVGAVGGITAPEQADALISNERADMAILGREHLRDPYFTLHAARALGREDQVAVSPQYDRAF, encoded by the coding sequence ATGACTGCTGATCTCTTTACACCGTTGTCGCTTCGGGAAACAACGATTCCGAACCGGGTAATGGTCTCGCCGATGTGTCAGTACTCCTGTGAGGATCGTGACGGTCGGGCCACCGACTGGCACGCCCAGCACCTCAACAGCCGGGCAGTTGGTGGCGCTGGCATCGTCATGACCGAGGCCACCGCCGTCGACCCACAGGGCCGTATCTCGCCGGAAGATCTCGGGATATGGTCCGATGACCACGTCGACGCGCTTGCCGATATTACGTCCTTTATCAAAGAACAGGGGAGCGTCCCGGCGATGCAGTTGGCGCATGCTGGCCGAAAAGCCTCAACCAGTCGACCGTGGGAGGGCCACGATCCACTCCAGCCTGACGAGGGCGGCTGGGACGTGCTCGGACCGACCGACGAGCCATACCCCTACGGCGACCAGACATCCCCGGAGACCAGCCGCATGGGCGAGAAAGAGATGGCCGCAGTCACCGAGTCGTTCGTCGACGCCGCCAAGCGAGCCAACGAGGCGGGCTTCGAAATCGCCGAAGTCCACGCCGCCCACGGCTACCTGCTCCACGAGTTCCTCTCGCCGGTAACAAACACCCGCGACGACGAGTACGGCGGCGATTTCGAGAGTCGGATTCGGTTCCCACTGGAGGTCATTCGAGCAGTCCGAGCGGTCTGGCCCGACGAGAAACCACTGTTCGTTCGCATCTCGGCGACTGACTGGCTCGCTGATCGGGAGTCGTGGGACGTCGACCAATCAATCGCGTTCGCTGATCGCGCTGCGGAGGCGGGCGTCGACTTCATTGATGTGAGCGCGGGTGGGATTCATCCCGACCAAGAGATTCCGTCGACTGGACCGGGGTATCAGGTACCCTACGCTCACCGGATCAAGGATGAGACCGAATCCGATATCGCAGTCGGTGCGGTTGGCGGGATCACCGCTCCAGAACAGGCCGATGCACTGATCAGCAACGAGCGGGCAGATATGGCAATTCTCGGCCGCGAACACCTCCGCGATCCGTACTTCACGCTCCACGCGGCCCGAGCGTTGGGCCGTGAAGACCAGGTTGCAGTGTCGCCGCAGTACGACCGGGCGTTCTGA
- a CDS encoding carbohydrate kinase family protein, protein MSVVCAGHINWDVTMHVDSLPEADGEVQIHQLVQSGGGSAANVAVGLVGLGLEASLYGSVGGDDTGALALRELDGVGVDCGHVFIDAEGTTSVKYLVVDATGEVMVFANEGANEAFCEANISAELFRGVDHLHLTSQSPEMASLLATLASDLGLSVSFDPGRRVADRGYSEALAATDLLFLNQREADLVAESGTLSPTEPSEMTVVVKHGGDGATVYTPTESHTHPGFVVDPVDLTGAGDAFAAGFLATLADGEWVDDSGATTEVAQYVDALGVGNACGALAAQDVTARTELSWAAVEEFVDDV, encoded by the coding sequence GTGAGTGTCGTCTGTGCGGGTCACATCAACTGGGACGTGACGATGCACGTCGACAGCCTGCCCGAGGCCGACGGCGAGGTCCAGATCCACCAGCTCGTCCAGTCGGGCGGCGGCTCGGCGGCCAACGTCGCGGTCGGGCTCGTCGGCCTTGGTCTGGAGGCGTCGCTGTACGGCAGCGTCGGCGGCGACGACACCGGCGCGCTTGCCCTGCGGGAACTCGACGGGGTCGGCGTCGACTGCGGCCACGTGTTCATCGATGCCGAAGGGACCACCTCGGTCAAATATCTGGTCGTCGACGCCACTGGCGAGGTGATGGTGTTCGCCAACGAGGGGGCCAACGAGGCATTCTGTGAGGCCAATATTTCGGCCGAACTGTTCCGCGGTGTCGACCACCTCCACCTGACGAGCCAGTCGCCGGAGATGGCCTCGCTGTTGGCGACGCTGGCGAGCGATCTGGGCCTCTCGGTGAGCTTTGATCCCGGCCGCCGAGTGGCCGACCGTGGGTACAGCGAGGCGCTGGCGGCGACTGATCTGCTGTTTTTAAATCAGCGGGAGGCCGATCTCGTCGCCGAAAGCGGGACCCTGTCGCCGACCGAGCCCAGCGAGATGACCGTCGTCGTCAAACACGGCGGCGATGGAGCGACCGTCTACACGCCAACGGAGAGCCACACCCATCCGGGGTTCGTCGTCGACCCAGTCGACCTGACGGGCGCTGGCGACGCCTTCGCGGCGGGCTTTCTGGCCACGCTCGCTGATGGCGAGTGGGTCGACGACTCCGGGGCGACTACCGAGGTCGCACAGTACGTCGACGCGCTGGGGGTCGGCAACGCCTGCGGCGCGCTGGCCGCCCAAGACGTGACCGCTCGAACCGAACTCTCGTGGGCTGCGGTCGAGGAGTTCGTCGACGACGTGTGA